Proteins from a genomic interval of Caulobacter rhizosphaerae:
- a CDS encoding UDP-N-acetylmuramoyl-tripeptide--D-alanyl-D-alanine ligase, with the protein MREILWTADEIAAATGGQVLADFAATGVSIDSRSLEPGDLFVALTGARDGHEFVVQTADKGAAGALISRPVAIPAVLVEDTFRGLERLGVAARERAPQARRGAVTGSVGKTSVTRAVEAGLRRAGKAHASIKSYNNHIGVPLTLARMPRDTQRAVFEVGMNHADEITPLSGFIRPHAVAITTVGPVHLENFADGEEGVARAKAEIFAGLEPNGVAVLNADNPWFGLLKAEAEKAGAQVWSFGTGEGVTAQLTVFASGAQGAQVTAVVRGETLHFPILQTGVHWGLNSLCVLLMLEALDVDRETALAALAEFEPIEGRGAERMVRIPGGTFTLVDESYNANPVSMQAALATLGARNVAGRRIVVLTDMLELGPQSARFHGDLVSPIAAAGIDLVFCAGPLMKSLWEALPPTRRGAYAQSAAELAPQVASAMRAGDVVMVKGSNGSKAGAVAAALGALDLEGQD; encoded by the coding sequence ATGCGTGAGATCCTCTGGACCGCCGACGAGATCGCCGCCGCCACGGGCGGCCAGGTGCTGGCCGATTTCGCGGCCACCGGCGTGTCGATCGACAGCCGCAGCCTGGAGCCCGGCGACCTGTTCGTGGCCTTGACCGGCGCGCGGGACGGCCATGAGTTCGTCGTCCAGACCGCCGACAAGGGCGCGGCCGGGGCGCTGATCTCCAGGCCCGTGGCCATCCCGGCCGTGCTGGTCGAGGACACCTTCCGCGGGCTGGAGCGCCTGGGCGTCGCCGCCCGCGAGCGCGCGCCCCAGGCGCGGCGCGGCGCGGTGACAGGCTCGGTCGGCAAGACCAGCGTCACCCGCGCCGTCGAGGCGGGCCTGCGCCGCGCGGGCAAGGCCCATGCCTCGATCAAGTCGTACAACAACCATATCGGCGTGCCCCTGACCCTGGCGCGGATGCCGCGCGACACCCAGCGCGCGGTGTTCGAGGTCGGCATGAACCACGCCGACGAGATCACCCCGCTGTCGGGCTTCATCCGGCCCCACGCCGTGGCCATCACCACCGTCGGGCCCGTCCACCTGGAGAACTTCGCCGACGGCGAGGAGGGCGTCGCCCGGGCCAAGGCCGAGATCTTCGCCGGGCTGGAGCCGAACGGCGTGGCCGTGCTGAACGCCGACAACCCCTGGTTCGGCCTGCTGAAGGCCGAGGCCGAGAAGGCCGGCGCCCAGGTCTGGAGCTTCGGCACCGGCGAGGGCGTCACCGCCCAGCTGACCGTGTTCGCTTCCGGCGCGCAGGGCGCCCAGGTCACCGCCGTGGTGCGCGGCGAGACCCTCCACTTCCCGATCCTGCAGACCGGCGTCCACTGGGGCCTCAACAGCCTGTGCGTGCTCTTGATGCTGGAGGCCCTGGACGTCGACCGCGAGACGGCCCTGGCCGCCCTGGCCGAGTTCGAGCCGATCGAGGGCCGCGGCGCCGAGCGCATGGTCCGGATCCCCGGCGGGACCTTCACCCTGGTCGACGAGAGCTACAACGCCAATCCGGTGTCGATGCAGGCCGCCCTGGCCACCCTTGGCGCACGCAACGTGGCCGGACGGCGCATCGTCGTCCTCACCGACATGCTGGAGCTGGGCCCCCAAAGCGCCCGATTCCACGGCGATCTAGTCAGCCCGATCGCGGCCGCCGGCATCGACCTGGTGTTCTGCGCCGGACCGTTAATGAAATCTTTATGGGAAGCGCTTCCGCCGACTCGGCGAGGCGCGTACGCCCAGAGCGCCGCCGAACTCGCGCCCCAGGTCGCTTCGGCGATGCGGGCGGGCGATGTGGTGATGGTGAAGGGATCGAACGGGTCGAAGGCGGGGGCCGTGGCCGCCGCCCTGGGCGCGCTCGACCTCGAAGGACAGGACTGA
- a CDS encoding UDP-N-acetylmuramoyl-L-alanyl-D-glutamate--2,6-diaminopimelate ligase codes for MSKTLSQILNRPCATDPVITGVTADSRKVREGFLFAALPGSKVDGRTFIPGAIESGATAVLAPDDVEGLSVPVVHAGDLRRAYALAAAQFWAEQPATCVAVTGTNGKTSVAGFCRQIYARLGRKSASMGTLGVVVGEAGKPDLQLTPPGLTTPDAADVAEMMARLASMGVTHLAVEASSHGIDQRRLDGVRLAAAGFTNFTQDHLDYHGTMGCYRAAKLRLFETLLPRASTAVLNADSDAFPAFASAAVTSGQSLLTVGHEGQGLKLVERTPVPEGQRLKIAAQGRAFEVLLPLAGDFQASNVLVAAGLCVATGEDLEAVIAALATLEGAAGRLQRVGTGARGGEAYVDYAHTPDGLETVLAALRPHTRGKLIVVFGAGGDRDRGKRPLMGEIAARLADVAIVTDDNPRSEEPASIRAAILAAAPGAKEYGDRREAIRAGAALLADGDVLVVAGKGHEQGQLVAGVNHPFDDVTETAQALEAAHA; via the coding sequence TTGAGCAAGACGCTTTCGCAGATCCTCAACCGGCCTTGCGCGACCGACCCCGTGATCACCGGGGTCACCGCCGACAGCCGCAAGGTGCGTGAAGGGTTCCTGTTCGCCGCCCTGCCCGGCAGCAAGGTCGACGGTCGCACGTTCATCCCCGGGGCCATCGAGTCCGGCGCGACCGCTGTCCTGGCGCCGGACGATGTCGAGGGCCTGTCGGTCCCGGTGGTCCACGCCGGCGACCTGCGCCGCGCCTACGCCCTGGCCGCCGCCCAGTTCTGGGCCGAACAGCCGGCGACCTGCGTGGCGGTGACCGGCACCAACGGCAAGACCTCGGTCGCCGGCTTCTGCCGCCAGATCTACGCCCGCCTGGGCCGCAAGTCCGCCAGCATGGGCACCCTGGGCGTGGTGGTCGGCGAGGCGGGCAAGCCGGACCTGCAGCTGACGCCGCCCGGCCTGACCACGCCGGACGCCGCCGACGTCGCCGAGATGATGGCCAGGCTGGCGAGCATGGGCGTCACCCACCTGGCGGTGGAGGCTTCGTCGCACGGCATCGACCAGCGCCGCCTGGACGGCGTGCGCCTGGCCGCCGCCGGCTTCACCAACTTCACCCAGGACCACCTGGACTATCACGGCACCATGGGCTGCTACCGCGCGGCCAAGCTGCGGTTGTTCGAGACCCTGCTGCCGCGGGCCAGCACGGCCGTTCTGAACGCCGACAGCGACGCCTTCCCGGCCTTCGCCTCGGCCGCCGTCACCTCGGGCCAGTCCCTGCTGACCGTCGGCCACGAGGGGCAAGGGCTGAAGCTGGTCGAGCGCACCCCCGTACCGGAAGGCCAGCGCCTGAAGATCGCCGCCCAGGGGCGCGCGTTCGAGGTGCTGCTGCCCCTGGCCGGCGACTTCCAGGCCTCGAACGTGCTGGTCGCGGCCGGCCTGTGCGTCGCCACCGGCGAGGACCTTGAGGCGGTGATCGCCGCCCTGGCCACCCTCGAAGGCGCGGCCGGCCGGCTGCAGCGGGTCGGGACCGGCGCGCGGGGCGGCGAGGCCTATGTCGACTATGCCCACACCCCCGACGGCCTGGAGACGGTGCTGGCCGCCCTGCGCCCCCACACGCGCGGCAAGCTGATCGTGGTGTTCGGGGCCGGCGGCGACCGCGACCGGGGCAAGCGGCCGCTGATGGGCGAGATCGCCGCGCGCCTGGCCGACGTGGCCATCGTCACCGACGACAATCCCCGCTCCGAGGAGCCAGCTTCGATCCGCGCCGCCATCCTGGCCGCCGCGCCCGGAGCCAAGGAATATGGCGACCGCCGCGAGGCCATCCGGGCCGGCGCGGCCCTGCTGGCCGACGGCGACGTGCTGGTGGTGGCCGGCAAGGGCCACGAGCAGGGCCAGCTGGTGGCCGGCGTCAATCATCCGTTCGACGACGTCACCGAGACGGCCCAGGCGCTGGAGGCCGCCCATGCGTGA
- the mraY gene encoding phospho-N-acetylmuramoyl-pentapeptide-transferase, translating into MLYFLYEWLSRGGHEHVPVLNLLKYLTFRTGMSMLTAYIVAVAMGSRFIRWMKAKQGKGQPIRTDGIARHVTEKAGTPTMGGFMILAGLFVGSLLFGDLKNVHVWVVLGITAAFGVLGFMDDYAKVTKQTTAGLSSGQKLVAQFIVSILAAVVLIIFAPKSPTTLGLETSVVFPILKNLVINLGWFYVAFAAITIAGFSNAVNLTDGLDGLAIVPVMFAASTFGLIAYLVGNVKFADYLNLHYVPSVGELAVLCGAIIGGGMGFLWYNAPPAKIFMGDTGSLALGGALGSIAVCAKHELVLGIVGGLFVAEALSVMIQVAYFKKTGKRIFLMAPIHHHFEKLGWAESTVVVRFWIVAMMLSFVGLATLKLR; encoded by the coding sequence ATGCTGTATTTCCTCTACGAGTGGCTGTCGCGCGGCGGGCACGAGCACGTCCCGGTCCTCAACCTGCTGAAATACCTGACCTTCCGCACCGGCATGTCGATGCTGACCGCCTATATCGTGGCGGTCGCCATGGGCTCGCGCTTCATCCGCTGGATGAAGGCCAAGCAGGGCAAGGGTCAGCCGATCCGCACCGACGGCATCGCCCGCCACGTCACCGAGAAGGCCGGCACCCCCACCATGGGCGGCTTCATGATCCTGGCCGGTCTGTTCGTCGGCTCGCTGCTGTTCGGCGACCTCAAGAACGTCCATGTCTGGGTGGTGCTGGGCATCACCGCCGCCTTCGGCGTGCTGGGCTTCATGGACGACTACGCCAAGGTGACAAAGCAGACGACCGCCGGCCTCTCCAGCGGCCAGAAGCTGGTCGCTCAGTTCATCGTCTCGATCCTGGCGGCCGTTGTGCTGATCATCTTCGCTCCCAAGTCGCCGACCACGCTGGGCCTGGAGACCTCGGTGGTCTTCCCGATCCTGAAGAACCTGGTGATCAATCTGGGCTGGTTCTATGTGGCCTTCGCCGCGATCACGATCGCCGGCTTCTCCAACGCCGTGAACCTGACCGATGGCCTGGACGGCTTGGCCATCGTGCCGGTGATGTTCGCCGCCTCGACCTTCGGCCTGATCGCCTACCTGGTCGGCAACGTGAAGTTCGCCGACTATCTGAACCTGCACTACGTGCCCAGCGTCGGCGAGCTGGCCGTGTTGTGCGGCGCGATCATCGGCGGCGGCATGGGCTTCCTCTGGTACAACGCCCCGCCGGCCAAGATCTTCATGGGCGACACCGGCTCGCTGGCCCTGGGCGGGGCCCTGGGCTCGATCGCCGTCTGCGCCAAGCATGAGCTGGTGCTGGGTATCGTCGGCGGCCTGTTCGTGGCCGAGGCGCTGAGCGTCATGATCCAGGTCGCCTACTTCAAGAAGACCGGCAAGCGCATCTTCCTGATGGCGCCGATCCACCACCATTTCGAGAAACTTGGCTGGGCCGAGAGCACCGTCGTCGTCCGCTTCTGGATCGTGGCGATGATGCTCAGCTTCGTCGGCCTCGCCACCCTGAAGCTGAGATAG